A genomic stretch from bacterium includes:
- a CDS encoding isoprenylcysteine carboxylmethyltransferase family protein yields MLTALFDRLKDRRLALGWVFAAAFLVEARPTPGAIAGGAVLFALGAAVRTWAAGHIRKREALAVTGPYAHTRNPLYFGSFLMACGALVMGRAVWVALAFLLIAVPVYHRLITSEEVLLTRIFGEAYAAWAREVPRFFPRLRVPPESRGSFDWGLVLRQHREWQAWVGGVALMLLLLARWHWFPGR; encoded by the coding sequence GTGCTGACCGCTCTCTTCGACCGTCTCAAGGACCGGCGGCTGGCGCTCGGCTGGGTCTTCGCGGCTGCCTTTCTCGTGGAGGCGCGGCCGACGCCGGGGGCGATCGCCGGCGGGGCCGTGCTGTTCGCGCTCGGCGCCGCGGTGCGCACGTGGGCGGCGGGCCACATCCGCAAGCGCGAGGCGCTCGCGGTGACCGGCCCCTACGCGCACACGCGCAACCCGCTCTACTTCGGGAGCTTCCTCATGGCCTGCGGTGCCCTGGTGATGGGCCGCGCCGTCTGGGTGGCGCTGGCGTTCCTGCTGATCGCCGTGCCGGTCTACCACCGCCTCATCACCAGCGAGGAGGTCCTGCTCACGCGGATCTTCGGCGAGGCCTACGCCGCGTGGGCCCGCGAGGTGCCGCGCTTCTTCCCCCGCCTCAGGGTTCCGCCGGAGAGCCGCGGCTCGTTCGACTGGGGCCTCGTCCTGCGGCAGCACCGCGAGTGGCAGGCCTGGGTCGGCGGCGTCGCGCTCATGCTGTTGCTGCTGGCCCGCTGGCACTGGTTCCCCGGGCGGTAA